One stretch of Flavobacterium sp. 9 DNA includes these proteins:
- a CDS encoding PAS domain-containing protein, with protein MSTKNQDFLANGGEMGALTRAKDWSKTPIGSVDSWPQSLRTTMGILLNSKFPMFLFWGPDHICFYNDAYRPSLGNDGKHPAILGQKGAEFWSEIWDFIKPLIDQVLIQGEATWHEDQLLPIYRNGKMEDVYWTFSYSPVSNDEGKIGGVLVICNETTDKVNILKKLENSNERYRNNILQTPNAMCIFRGKDYVIEIANELMLEIWERKIDDVINKPVFEALPEATGQGLEDILENVFTTGEKFMAYELPVKLTRKGKIVNTFINVVYEALKEPDGTISGIVAIANDVTLQVVSRNAVEESEKRFKDTVKQLPLGIAILRGADLIVEMANATYLQIVDKTEEEVLDKPVFTSVPEARDTVYPLLSKVYQDGIPYYTDELSVTLNRYGRQENCYFNLVFHPLREEDGSISGVIIVSHEVTEAVKAKYLLTESETAFRKLVMDSPIAMAIFRGKDHTIELANNTMMKTIWQKKENEAIGLPLLDVFPELRGQKYPELLDEVLYKGKIVKEKEALAYVDIKGKLQKFYLDYQYTPLFEKEGKISGVMVTVNDVTDKVKARKKVENAEQRARLAAEIAEIATWDLNVSNQKLIYSENLPTVFGLDKAVKITRPQILNQIYPEDLPILEKAYTIALKSSIYKYECRIIKPDDSIAWIRAHGKIFFDENKAPIKMIGTVMDITDEKEGREILMKSEQKFRLLADSMPQFVWTSDALGNLNYFNQSVYSFSGLDKNDIDKHGWLQIIHPDDREENVNTWMESIKTGNDFLLEHRFRRFDGAYRWQLSRAIAQKDSEGKIQMWVGTSTDIQDQKDFTNRLEKEVHERTEQLEIKNRDLINMNIELQSFAYISSHDLQEPLRKIQTFASRLADLDEQNISANAKTYLSRIEFAAKRMQTLIQDLLTYSRTNSAERVFVTVNLDDIAEEITSDFSERIEEKNAQINFQPLGEVTVIPFQFRQLLHNLIGNALKFSRKDIVPIIEIKAERIKGNSLKQPVDFPDKIYYHLKISDNGIGFDPEYKERIFEVFQRLNTETEFAGTGIGLAIVKKIVENHKGIITANGEKDKGATFDIYIPELQ; from the coding sequence ATGAGTACAAAAAATCAAGATTTCCTGGCAAACGGAGGCGAAATGGGCGCATTAACACGTGCAAAAGATTGGAGCAAAACTCCGATTGGAAGTGTTGATTCATGGCCACAAAGCTTGCGTACAACTATGGGAATTCTTTTGAACTCAAAATTTCCGATGTTTTTATTTTGGGGACCAGATCATATTTGTTTTTATAATGATGCATATCGTCCAAGTCTTGGAAACGACGGAAAACATCCTGCAATCTTGGGTCAAAAAGGTGCCGAATTCTGGTCTGAGATCTGGGATTTTATTAAGCCTTTGATCGATCAGGTTCTCATTCAAGGTGAAGCTACCTGGCACGAAGATCAGCTTTTGCCAATATACCGAAACGGAAAAATGGAAGATGTTTACTGGACTTTTAGTTATAGTCCGGTTAGTAATGATGAAGGAAAAATTGGCGGTGTACTTGTAATTTGCAATGAAACAACCGATAAAGTAAATATTCTAAAAAAGCTTGAAAACAGTAATGAACGTTATCGAAACAACATTCTTCAGACGCCAAATGCTATGTGCATTTTTAGAGGAAAAGATTATGTTATCGAAATCGCCAATGAACTGATGCTTGAAATCTGGGAACGCAAAATCGATGACGTAATTAATAAACCCGTTTTTGAAGCCTTACCAGAAGCCACAGGTCAAGGTCTTGAGGATATTCTCGAAAACGTTTTTACAACCGGCGAGAAATTCATGGCGTACGAGCTTCCTGTAAAATTGACCCGAAAAGGCAAAATCGTAAATACCTTTATAAATGTCGTTTATGAAGCTTTAAAAGAACCTGACGGAACGATTTCTGGAATTGTCGCAATTGCAAATGATGTGACGCTTCAGGTGGTTTCCCGCAATGCTGTTGAAGAAAGTGAGAAACGATTTAAAGATACTGTAAAGCAGCTTCCGCTGGGAATTGCAATTCTTAGAGGCGCTGATTTAATTGTAGAAATGGCTAATGCAACATACTTGCAAATTGTAGATAAAACCGAAGAAGAAGTTTTAGACAAACCTGTTTTTACTTCTGTTCCGGAAGCCAGAGATACTGTTTATCCGCTGCTATCAAAGGTTTATCAGGATGGAATCCCATATTATACAGATGAATTATCGGTTACTTTAAACCGTTATGGCCGACAAGAAAATTGTTATTTTAATCTTGTTTTTCATCCGTTAAGGGAAGAAGATGGCAGTATATCCGGCGTTATAATTGTTTCGCATGAAGTTACAGAAGCTGTAAAAGCAAAATATCTCTTGACTGAAAGTGAAACTGCTTTTAGAAAACTGGTTATGGACTCTCCTATTGCGATGGCGATTTTTAGAGGTAAAGATCATACGATTGAATTGGCCAATAATACAATGATGAAAACCATCTGGCAGAAAAAAGAAAATGAAGCTATTGGCCTACCGTTACTTGATGTTTTCCCTGAATTACGAGGACAAAAATACCCTGAACTTCTTGATGAAGTTTTGTATAAAGGAAAAATTGTCAAAGAAAAAGAAGCGCTTGCTTATGTTGATATCAAAGGAAAACTGCAAAAATTTTATCTTGATTATCAATACACGCCTTTGTTCGAAAAAGAAGGCAAAATATCGGGCGTTATGGTTACGGTAAATGATGTTACGGATAAAGTCAAAGCTCGAAAAAAGGTAGAAAATGCAGAACAAAGAGCGCGTCTTGCAGCCGAAATAGCTGAAATCGCAACTTGGGATTTGAATGTTTCGAATCAGAAATTAATATACTCTGAGAATTTACCGACTGTTTTTGGCCTGGATAAAGCTGTAAAAATTACGCGTCCGCAGATTTTAAATCAGATATATCCCGAAGATCTTCCTATTTTAGAAAAAGCGTATACAATAGCTCTTAAATCAAGTATTTACAAATATGAATGCCGCATTATTAAACCTGACGATTCTATCGCATGGATTAGAGCGCATGGCAAGATATTTTTTGATGAAAATAAAGCACCTATCAAAATGATTGGAACCGTAATGGATATTACGGATGAAAAAGAAGGTCGGGAAATCTTGATGAAAAGTGAGCAAAAATTCAGGCTTTTGGCCGATTCGATGCCGCAATTTGTCTGGACAAGTGACGCTCTGGGAAATCTGAATTACTTTAACCAATCTGTTTACAGCTTTTCAGGTCTAGATAAAAACGACATTGACAAACATGGCTGGCTGCAAATTATTCATCCTGATGATCGCGAAGAGAACGTAAATACGTGGATGGAATCTATAAAAACCGGAAATGACTTTTTATTAGAACATCGTTTTCGTCGTTTTGATGGTGCATACAGATGGCAATTAAGCCGCGCCATTGCTCAGAAAGATTCAGAAGGAAAGATTCAAATGTGGGTTGGTACAAGTACTGATATTCAAGATCAAAAGGATTTTACCAATCGATTGGAAAAAGAAGTTCATGAACGAACGGAACAGCTTGAAATTAAAAACAGAGACTTGATCAATATGAATATTGAACTTCAGTCTTTTGCTTATATCTCTAGTCATGATTTGCAGGAACCACTTCGAAAAATTCAAACTTTTGCCAGTAGATTAGCGGATTTAGATGAGCAAAATATTTCGGCGAATGCCAAAACTTATTTAAGCCGAATTGAATTTGCAGCAAAAAGAATGCAAACTTTGATTCAGGATTTGTTAACGTATTCACGAACAAATTCGGCAGAAAGAGTTTTTGTGACCGTTAATCTTGATGATATTGCTGAGGAAATTACAAGCGATTTTTCGGAACGTATTGAAGAGAAAAATGCTCAAATCAATTTTCAGCCTTTGGGCGAAGTAACTGTAATTCCGTTTCAATTTAGACAATTATTGCATAATTTGATCGGTAATGCGTTAAAATTCTCCCGAAAGGACATTGTGCCAATTATAGAAATTAAAGCGGAGAGAATTAAAGGAAATAGCTTAAAACAGCCTGTTGATTTTCCGGATAAGATTTATTATCACCTTAAAATTTCGGATAACGGAATTGGCTTTGATCCAGAATACAAGGAACGCATCTTTGAGGTTTTTCAACGCTTAAACACTGAAACTGAGTTCGCCGGAACCGGAATTGGTCTTGCAATCGTTAAAAAAATCGTTGAAAATCATAAAGGAATTATAACAGCAAATGGCGAAAAAGACAAAGGTGCCACTTTCGATATTTATATTCCTGAATTACAATAG
- a CDS encoding SemiSWEET family sugar transporter: MNFIDIIGLFAGTCVTISVIPQILKVWKTKKVKEISLKTFGILTFGILIWIIYGFLKNDLPIIITNSVSLCLNLIMVYFIIYYEKE; the protein is encoded by the coding sequence ATGAACTTCATAGATATCATCGGTCTTTTTGCAGGAACTTGCGTTACCATTTCAGTTATTCCTCAGATTTTAAAAGTCTGGAAAACCAAGAAGGTAAAAGAGATTTCGCTTAAAACTTTCGGAATTCTGACTTTCGGAATTTTGATATGGATTATCTATGGCTTCTTAAAAAATGATTTACCTATAATAATAACAAATAGCGTTTCTTTGTGCCTGAACTTGATTATGGTTTACTTTATTATTTACTACGAAAAAGAGTGA
- a CDS encoding SDR family oxidoreductase: protein MKKIKTFPEQKQELPGHEYKMNPEPEIIRENYVGSGKLLGKVAFITGGDSGIGRSIAVHFAREGANIAIVYLKEDKDALKTKELIEKEGQQCLLISGDLKDEKFCKSAVKKCHTFFKKLNILVNNAAIQFPQDEIEKITAAQLHKTFETNIYPYFYVTKTALAFLKEGDTIINTSSVTAYRGSEHLADYASTKGAIVSFTKSLSTMLVKRQIRVNGVAPGPIWTPLIVATFDNLEDFAKNNPMERAGQPSEVAPAYVFLACEDSSYITGQFIHINGGELVSG, encoded by the coding sequence ATGAAAAAGATAAAGACATTCCCAGAACAAAAACAAGAACTTCCGGGTCATGAATATAAAATGAATCCCGAACCCGAAATTATTAGAGAAAACTACGTAGGAAGCGGAAAACTTCTAGGAAAAGTTGCTTTTATAACTGGAGGTGACAGCGGAATTGGCCGAAGCATTGCCGTACATTTTGCAAGAGAAGGCGCTAATATTGCGATTGTTTATCTAAAAGAAGACAAAGATGCCTTGAAAACAAAGGAACTTATAGAAAAAGAAGGTCAGCAATGTTTGCTAATAAGCGGCGATTTAAAAGACGAGAAATTCTGTAAAAGTGCCGTAAAAAAATGCCATACTTTCTTTAAAAAGTTAAATATTCTGGTGAATAATGCGGCGATACAATTTCCGCAAGACGAAATAGAAAAAATAACCGCTGCGCAACTACATAAAACATTCGAAACCAATATCTATCCCTATTTCTATGTCACAAAAACTGCATTGGCTTTCTTGAAAGAAGGCGATACTATTATCAATACAAGTTCAGTCACAGCATATCGCGGCAGCGAACATCTTGCTGATTATGCGAGTACAAAAGGTGCGATTGTGAGTTTTACAAAATCATTATCTACAATGTTAGTCAAAAGGCAAATACGTGTAAATGGTGTTGCTCCAGGCCCAATATGGACGCCTTTGATTGTTGCTACTTTCGATAATTTAGAAGATTTCGCAAAAAACAATCCCATGGAAAGAGCCGGTCAACCATCAGAAGTTGCTCCAGCTTATGTATTCCTGGCTTGTGAGGATAGTAGTTATATCACCGGACAATTTATACATATAAATGGTGGCGAATTAGTGAGTGGATAA
- a CDS encoding response regulator, whose translation MVLIVDDIKANIIALKKTLELHNIDVDTAESGEEALKKILKTNYCLIIMDVQMPGLDGFEVVKILSGNKRTKDIPVIFLSALNIEKKYIFKGYETGAVEYITKPVDTDLLILKVKTFIKIYEQQNELKGIKDLLSKEIKIRKEAQDNLEIKIAERTKELVLKNEELEMKNHELQQFSWVVSHDLNEPIRKIQIFIKIIKELYLADDAKAVDYVDRTIKSAERMQTLITDLLAYSRLSSQVKPEITDLNVVLQEVLSDFDYLIERKNATIKTSELPTIDSIPSQLRQVFQNLIGNALKFSGNAEHPLIEITSELIANKSFDSPTSPEGKFCRIIVKDNGIGFDEIYLDRIFIIFQSLNDRQSYEGTGIGLAIAKKIIEKHNGLITAKSQVGKGASFIIILPLKYE comes from the coding sequence ATGGTATTAATCGTAGATGATATAAAGGCAAATATTATTGCCTTAAAAAAAACATTAGAACTGCATAATATCGATGTAGACACTGCCGAGTCGGGTGAAGAAGCCCTTAAGAAAATTCTCAAAACAAATTATTGCTTAATCATTATGGACGTTCAGATGCCTGGACTTGATGGTTTTGAGGTTGTAAAAATTCTTTCAGGCAACAAACGAACAAAAGATATTCCGGTTATATTTCTTTCGGCACTTAATATCGAAAAGAAATACATCTTTAAAGGATACGAAACTGGTGCTGTCGAGTACATTACGAAACCCGTAGATACTGATTTGCTGATTTTGAAAGTAAAGACATTCATTAAGATTTACGAACAGCAAAACGAACTAAAAGGCATAAAAGACCTGCTTTCTAAAGAAATCAAAATTAGAAAAGAAGCTCAGGACAATCTCGAAATCAAAATCGCAGAAAGAACCAAAGAACTGGTTTTGAAAAACGAAGAATTAGAGATGAAAAATCATGAACTACAACAGTTTTCCTGGGTAGTTTCGCATGATTTGAATGAACCAATCCGAAAAATTCAAATCTTTATAAAAATAATCAAAGAACTTTATCTTGCCGATGACGCAAAAGCGGTTGATTATGTTGACCGAACGATTAAATCTGCGGAAAGAATGCAGACTTTAATTACGGATCTTTTGGCATATTCGAGATTATCATCGCAGGTAAAACCCGAAATTACAGACCTGAATGTGGTTTTGCAGGAAGTACTTTCGGATTTTGATTACTTGATCGAAAGAAAAAATGCTACGATAAAAACCAGCGAATTGCCTACAATAGATAGTATTCCGAGTCAGTTAAGACAGGTTTTCCAGAATTTGATTGGAAATGCTTTGAAATTCTCCGGAAACGCTGAACATCCTTTGATCGAAATTACTTCTGAATTGATTGCAAACAAATCATTTGACAGTCCAACTTCCCCGGAAGGGAAATTTTGTCGAATCATTGTAAAAGATAACGGAATTGGTTTTGACGAGATTTATCTGGATCGAATATTTATCATTTTCCAAAGTTTAAACGATCGTCAATCTTATGAAGGAACAGGGATTGGTCTGGCTATAGCCAAAAAAATAATCGAAAAACATAACGGATTAATCACAGCAAAAAGTCAAGTAGGCAAGGGCGCAAGCTTTATTATAATATTGCCTTTGAAATATGAATAA
- a CDS encoding response regulator produces the protein MKSNFKRNLLISSFVSLLVLMISSTASFLSIKSLLSSNFWVNHTQEVIYNLNEGSAIITEAQTSMRGYLITGDEQFVERYNDAEIKSNGYFEKVTELTVDNESQQKELKELKELRASFFKYLNNQIVKKRLGKDNVVFDLNEGRNMMNDLRANIKRIENTEQNLLKERNENSERYGTYSIALIIVAFIIAFLISIVFLMRILKDFNERALLQSELEKKDRETEERIEVISSIASNISSGNYDIRVDDTKSDALGSVGESLNNMGVSLKSSFDLLSQKEWLQSGIASLNNVMLGDKTLQKLSKDVIEFVCQYTNSSAGVLYILEDNELFVSGGYSYIPSKNRERIRKGEGLIGQAITSGKILELKTLSPDDIQINYALGQIKPTHIVAVPLIDNRIEGALELASIYGFSDLHLEFLKTVSNNIGIAIKSTQNRKRVMELLEETKSQSEELQQQHSELEAINAELEAQTEKLQASEEELRVQQEELEQTNEELSERSVLLEEKNNEIQKKSEALELTTRYKSEFLANMSHELRTPLNSILLLSRLLSENNNKSMVAEEIEFAKVIQSSGNSLLGLIDEILDLSKIEAGKMELEFLDVSTKEITDNLWNLFNQVAKEKGIIFEIISKDAPIVIKTDKMRLEQILKNLISNAIKFTEKGTVSLEIKINTDDDKIICFIVKDTGIGIPLDKLPLVFEAFQQADGSTKRKYGGTGLGLSISRELAKLLRGEIILHSKVKEGSTFTLCLPVFGSAITKINVDKIPPTEFTEVEAEEKPTTKNKYLSATIPDEIEDDRDTIKSGDKVILIVEDDINFAKSLLAFTRKKGYKGVVSVRGDYALNFTLLYRPVGVLLDIELPIKSGWEVLEELKNHAQTKHIPVHIMSSHKLKQESLLKGAVDFLDKPVAFDKIPDVFLRIEHIISKEAQKVLIIEDNPKHAKALAFFLETYNINSEIKSEVSQGLEALNKTEIDCVILDMGIPDKHAYEILDGVKKSPGLENLPVIVFTGKSLSLKEEVKIKKYADSIIVKTAHSYQRMLDEVSLFLHLVEDKKDVKDKKESYKKLNLLNNILHEKKVLIVDDDVRNIYSLTKALEVFKMNVITAFDGKEAIKILGEHTDTDVVLLDMMMPNMDGYETAEKIRTMPKFLNLPVIAVTAKAMTGDREKCIKAGASDYITKPVDIDQLLSLLRVWLYDKI, from the coding sequence ATGAAGAGTAATTTTAAAAGGAATTTATTAATAAGCTCATTCGTTTCATTACTGGTTTTGATGATCAGTTCGACGGCTTCTTTTTTGAGCATAAAAAGCTTATTAAGCAGTAATTTTTGGGTAAACCATACTCAGGAAGTGATTTATAATCTGAACGAAGGTTCTGCGATTATAACTGAGGCTCAAACAAGTATGCGTGGTTATTTAATAACCGGAGACGAGCAATTTGTAGAAAGATACAATGATGCTGAAATAAAATCTAATGGTTATTTCGAAAAAGTAACAGAGCTTACTGTTGATAATGAGTCGCAGCAAAAGGAACTAAAAGAGCTAAAAGAACTTCGTGCCAGCTTCTTTAAATACTTGAATAATCAAATCGTCAAAAAGCGATTGGGCAAGGACAACGTTGTGTTTGATCTCAATGAAGGGAGAAATATGATGAATGATTTGCGTGCGAACATTAAAAGAATTGAAAATACAGAACAAAACCTTTTAAAAGAAAGAAACGAAAATTCTGAACGTTACGGAACGTATAGTATCGCTTTAATTATTGTTGCGTTTATTATTGCGTTTTTGATTTCGATTGTTTTCTTGATGCGTATTTTAAAAGATTTTAATGAACGTGCTTTACTTCAAAGCGAATTAGAGAAAAAAGATCGCGAAACCGAAGAGAGAATCGAGGTAATTAGTAGCATTGCCAGTAATATTTCGAGTGGAAATTATGACATTCGCGTAGACGATACTAAATCTGATGCTTTGGGAAGCGTTGGTGAATCACTGAATAATATGGGAGTTTCGCTAAAAAGCTCTTTCGATTTATTGTCTCAAAAAGAATGGCTTCAAAGTGGTATTGCGAGTCTTAATAATGTAATGTTGGGCGATAAAACCCTTCAAAAATTATCAAAAGACGTTATTGAATTTGTATGTCAATATACCAATAGCAGCGCGGGAGTTTTGTATATTTTGGAGGATAACGAGCTTTTTGTTTCGGGCGGATACAGTTATATTCCAAGTAAAAACAGAGAACGTATTCGAAAAGGCGAAGGATTAATTGGTCAGGCGATTACTTCCGGAAAAATATTAGAATTAAAGACTTTATCTCCGGATGATATTCAGATAAATTATGCTTTGGGGCAAATAAAACCAACACATATTGTTGCTGTTCCGTTGATTGATAACAGAATCGAAGGCGCACTTGAATTGGCAAGTATTTATGGTTTTTCGGACTTGCATTTGGAGTTTTTAAAAACGGTTTCGAACAATATAGGAATCGCGATTAAATCGACTCAAAACAGAAAAAGAGTGATGGAATTGTTGGAAGAAACCAAATCTCAATCTGAGGAACTTCAGCAACAACACAGTGAATTGGAAGCTATTAACGCCGAATTGGAAGCGCAAACGGAGAAACTTCAGGCTTCTGAAGAAGAACTGAGAGTGCAACAGGAAGAGTTGGAGCAAACGAATGAAGAGTTATCTGAAAGAAGTGTTTTATTAGAAGAAAAAAACAATGAAATTCAGAAGAAATCAGAAGCTTTGGAACTTACGACACGTTATAAATCAGAGTTTTTGGCGAATATGTCACATGAATTAAGAACGCCTTTGAATTCGATTTTGCTTTTGAGCCGTTTACTTTCTGAAAATAATAACAAAAGCATGGTTGCTGAGGAAATTGAATTTGCAAAAGTGATTCAGAGTTCCGGAAACAGTTTATTGGGCTTAATCGATGAAATTTTGGATTTATCTAAAATTGAAGCCGGAAAAATGGAGCTTGAATTCCTTGACGTTTCTACAAAAGAAATCACGGATAATTTGTGGAATTTGTTCAATCAAGTGGCAAAAGAAAAAGGAATTATATTCGAAATTATTTCTAAAGACGCACCAATTGTTATCAAAACAGACAAAATGCGTTTGGAACAAATTTTGAAAAACCTGATTTCGAATGCGATTAAATTCACAGAAAAAGGAACGGTAAGTTTAGAAATAAAAATCAATACTGACGACGATAAAATCATTTGCTTTATTGTAAAAGATACCGGAATTGGAATTCCGTTAGATAAACTGCCTTTGGTTTTCGAAGCTTTTCAACAAGCGGATGGTTCTACAAAACGTAAATATGGCGGAACTGGTTTAGGATTATCAATTAGTAGAGAATTGGCAAAACTGCTTAGAGGCGAAATTATTCTGCACAGTAAAGTCAAAGAAGGAAGTACGTTTACATTGTGTCTTCCGGTGTTTGGATCTGCGATTACTAAAATTAATGTCGATAAAATTCCTCCAACGGAATTTACTGAAGTTGAAGCTGAAGAAAAACCTACAACTAAAAATAAGTATTTAAGCGCTACGATTCCTGATGAAATTGAAGACGACAGGGATACTATTAAATCCGGCGATAAGGTTATTTTGATTGTTGAGGATGATATCAATTTTGCAAAATCACTTTTGGCTTTCACCAGAAAAAAAGGATATAAAGGAGTTGTTTCCGTACGAGGCGATTATGCTTTGAATTTTACCTTACTTTATAGACCTGTTGGCGTTTTATTGGATATAGAATTACCAATAAAAAGTGGTTGGGAAGTTCTGGAAGAATTAAAAAATCATGCACAAACCAAACATATTCCGGTTCATATTATGTCTTCGCATAAATTGAAACAAGAAAGTTTGCTAAAAGGCGCGGTAGATTTCTTAGACAAACCGGTTGCTTTTGACAAAATTCCGGATGTGTTTTTGAGAATCGAACATATCATAAGTAAAGAAGCTCAAAAGGTTTTGATTATCGAAGACAATCCAAAACATGCAAAAGCATTGGCTTTTTTCTTAGAAACCTATAATATTAATTCGGAGATTAAAAGCGAGGTTTCTCAAGGTTTAGAAGCTTTAAATAAAACTGAAATTGATTGCGTGATTCTCGATATGGGAATTCCGGATAAACATGCTTATGAGATTCTGGATGGCGTAAAGAAAAGTCCTGGATTAGAGAATCTTCCAGTAATTGTATTTACAGGAAAAAGTTTATCGCTGAAAGAAGAGGTTAAAATTAAGAAATATGCGGATTCTATTATCGTAAAAACCGCACATTCGTACCAAAGAATGCTTGACGAAGTTTCACTTTTCCTTCATTTAGTCGAAGATAAAAAAGACGTAAAAGACAAAAAGGAAAGTTATAAAAAGCTAAATTTACTAAACAATATTCTACACGAGAAAAAAGTGTTGATTGTAGACGATGATGTTCGTAATATTTATTCGCTGACAAAAGCGCTGGAAGTATTCAAAATGAATGTTATCACGGCTTTTGATGGTAAAGAAGCAATTAAAATATTAGGCGAACATACTGATACTGATGTTGTTTTGCTTGATATGATGATGCCAAATATGGACGGTTATGAAACGGCGGAAAAAATAAGAACGATGCCGAAATTCTTAAATCTGCCTGTAATTGCTGTTACGGCAAAAGCGATGACGGGTGACAGAGAAAAATGTATCAAAGCTGGAGCTTCGGATTATATTACAAAACCTGTTGATATTGATCAGTTGTTGTCGCTATTGCGAGTTTGGCTTTATGATAAGATTTAA
- a CDS encoding response regulator: MNKKRLLIIDDDSRNIFALENTLRAKSFDCLSCLSAEEALKLLESDEIIDGVLIDMMMPEMDGYEAIPLIKKIPSRESTFVVAVTAQAMVGDKEKCLEAGADEYISKPVDVDKLLLILGKI, from the coding sequence ATGAATAAAAAAAGACTCTTAATTATTGATGATGATTCTAGAAATATTTTTGCTTTAGAAAACACTTTACGTGCAAAATCATTCGATTGTTTGTCTTGTTTAAGTGCTGAGGAAGCTTTGAAATTATTAGAATCTGATGAAATCATAGATGGTGTTTTAATCGATATGATGATGCCGGAAATGGATGGTTATGAAGCCATTCCGTTAATAAAAAAGATTCCGTCAAGAGAATCAACTTTTGTAGTTGCAGTAACCGCTCAGGCGATGGTAGGCGATAAAGAAAAATGTTTGGAGGCGGGAGCAGATGAATACATTTCGAAACCCGTTGATGTAGATAAATTACTGCTTATTTTGGGTAAAATTTGA
- a CDS encoding protein-glutamate O-methyltransferase CheR, protein MIEDIELETLINDVYEYYGFDFGSYSRASLKRRVTRVIQLDGFKHFHEFLSKVRSDPEYYKRMVDEITVNVTEMFRDPGFYAVVRNEILPLLGTKPFIRLWHAGCSTGEEVYSMAIMLKEAGLLHKSLLYATDINATVLETAKKGIFPLRMMKEYSENYRTAGGQEDFSNYYIANYGIAKFNEELAEKMVFSQHNLVSDTSFNEFDMILCRNVLIYFDNDLQKRVINLFDESLAVLGFLALGTKETIKYSIDLGKYKQLDKEKIWRKVK, encoded by the coding sequence ATGATTGAGGATATCGAATTAGAAACGCTTATTAATGATGTTTACGAATATTATGGTTTTGACTTTGGAAGCTATTCCAGAGCTTCATTAAAAAGGCGTGTTACCCGAGTAATTCAGTTAGATGGCTTTAAGCATTTTCATGAATTTCTCTCGAAAGTTCGTTCAGATCCTGAATATTATAAAAGAATGGTTGATGAAATCACGGTCAATGTAACAGAAATGTTTCGTGATCCTGGTTTTTATGCTGTTGTGCGCAATGAAATTTTACCTTTATTAGGAACAAAACCCTTTATCCGATTATGGCATGCAGGCTGTTCTACAGGCGAAGAAGTATATTCGATGGCAATTATGCTTAAAGAAGCCGGTTTACTTCATAAATCGTTACTTTATGCAACTGATATAAATGCAACGGTTTTAGAAACGGCCAAAAAAGGTATTTTCCCTTTGCGAATGATGAAAGAATACTCAGAGAATTATCGTACTGCGGGCGGACAAGAAGACTTTTCGAACTATTATATTGCCAATTATGGTATTGCTAAGTTTAATGAAGAACTGGCGGAAAAAATGGTTTTCTCACAACATAATTTGGTTTCAGATACTTCATTCAATGAATTTGATATGATTTTATGCCGAAATGTTTTGATTTATTTTGATAATGATCTTCAAAAAAGAGTTATTAATTTATTCGATGAAAGTTTGGCTGTTTTAGGATTTTTAGCGCTTGGAACAAAGGAAACGATTAAGTATTCGATTGATTTGGGCAAATACAAACAGCTGGACAAAGAGAAAATATGGAGGAAAGTAAAATAA
- a CDS encoding chemotaxis protein CheB yields the protein MEESKIISGCKVVIIGGSAGSLNALMQILPELYQLNDFAIVIVVHRKSTDDQTLEDLIALKAKVTVKPVEDKVPLLPGFIYIAPSNYHLLFENNETLSLDTSEKVNYSRPSIDVSFESAAEVYKETLVGILLSGSNTDGTYGLKRIKASGGTIVVQNPLAADMPFMPNNAIEKTSPDFILDNEELLAFITSINT from the coding sequence ATGGAGGAAAGTAAAATAATATCAGGCTGTAAAGTTGTAATTATAGGTGGATCTGCAGGAAGTTTGAATGCTTTGATGCAAATCTTGCCGGAATTGTACCAACTAAATGATTTTGCGATTGTAATTGTAGTTCACAGAAAAAGTACTGACGATCAAACATTGGAAGATCTTATCGCTTTGAAAGCAAAAGTTACCGTAAAACCTGTTGAAGATAAAGTGCCGCTTTTACCCGGATTTATTTATATCGCGCCCTCAAATTATCATTTATTATTCGAAAATAACGAAACACTTTCTCTGGATACTTCAGAGAAAGTAAACTATAGTCGACCAAGTATAGATGTTTCGTTTGAATCTGCGGCAGAAGTTTATAAAGAAACTTTAGTTGGAATTTTATTATCAGGTTCAAATACTGACGGAACTTATGGTTTAAAGAGAATTAAAGCTTCGGGAGGAACTATTGTAGTTCAGAATCCTCTTGCTGCAGATATGCCTTTTATGCCGAATAATGCAATCGAAAAAACTTCTCCTGATTTTATCTTAGATAATGAAGAATTATTAGCATTTATTACTTCAATCAATACTTAA